The following are from one region of the Rosistilla carotiformis genome:
- a CDS encoding lipopolysaccharide biosynthesis protein — protein MESANHAAQSPVNESVTVREPFLADSLAVGLFVSLAMTVVQRGVGFARSVGFCKFLDEETLGQWAMALCFINLITPIFLLGLPGSIVRFVEYFRRRGQLQAFIYRIVFGTAVLTLLAATSMLVCPNRYAELIFRDANIVGPVFALAVCLVATIVFNFLEHLVSGLRQVRVASLMQFIHSVGFTFFAIGWLSIGGGVSGLILTFAAAAFLGCVPAAWVLLRNWSGLERSSEPLTDRSLARRIAPYAVSLWAINLIGNLFDLSDRYMILHFSVGGPSVGQAMVGEYFSSRLLPIFLLSLGTLIGGALMPYLTADWESGRRRRVNLRLRKTLLLLSGAFAFGSAVGMLLAPWMFNHLLDGRYTEALAVMPIAFVFCAWSGLIIVAENYLWCAEKGKLIGVALASGLLANIALNSVLLPMMGLYGAMLSTAIANLVVLLLVLYFMSTQGFVFDRSIGFALVLPATLLVGPYFALLAIVVVIATSSHTQRYLGQVLAEFRQHAVKVQSRLANSRFANLLAPRLDG, from the coding sequence ATGGAATCCGCAAATCACGCTGCCCAATCGCCTGTCAACGAAAGTGTCACGGTCCGCGAGCCGTTCCTGGCTGATTCGTTGGCCGTGGGGTTGTTCGTTTCGCTGGCGATGACCGTGGTGCAACGTGGGGTCGGATTTGCCCGCAGCGTTGGGTTTTGCAAGTTCCTGGATGAAGAGACGCTGGGCCAATGGGCGATGGCGTTGTGCTTCATCAATCTGATCACGCCGATCTTCCTGCTGGGCTTGCCCGGTTCGATCGTCCGATTTGTTGAGTACTTTCGCCGCCGCGGACAATTGCAAGCCTTCATTTACAGGATCGTCTTCGGGACGGCGGTGCTGACGTTGCTTGCGGCAACGTCGATGTTGGTCTGCCCGAATCGATACGCCGAACTGATCTTCCGCGATGCGAACATCGTCGGACCTGTGTTTGCATTGGCCGTCTGTTTGGTCGCGACGATCGTTTTCAACTTTTTGGAGCATCTGGTCAGCGGCTTGCGACAAGTCCGCGTCGCGTCGCTGATGCAATTCATTCACAGCGTTGGCTTTACCTTCTTTGCGATCGGATGGTTGTCGATCGGTGGAGGCGTCTCGGGGCTGATCCTCACCTTCGCTGCCGCCGCGTTTTTGGGGTGTGTGCCTGCTGCGTGGGTGTTGTTGCGGAATTGGTCAGGGTTGGAGCGTTCGTCGGAACCGCTGACCGACCGTTCGTTGGCGCGACGCATCGCGCCGTATGCGGTCTCGTTGTGGGCGATCAATCTGATCGGCAATCTATTCGATTTGTCCGATCGATACATGATCTTGCACTTCAGCGTCGGTGGGCCCAGCGTCGGCCAAGCGATGGTTGGCGAGTATTTTAGTTCGCGACTGCTGCCGATCTTCCTGCTCAGCTTGGGGACCCTGATCGGCGGGGCGCTGATGCCGTATCTGACCGCCGATTGGGAATCGGGGCGTCGGCGTCGCGTGAATCTACGGCTTCGCAAAACGCTGCTGTTGCTATCGGGAGCGTTTGCGTTTGGTTCGGCGGTCGGCATGTTGCTTGCCCCATGGATGTTCAACCATTTGCTGGACGGTCGCTATACCGAAGCGCTTGCGGTGATGCCGATCGCGTTTGTTTTCTGTGCTTGGAGCGGGCTGATTATCGTTGCCGAAAATTACCTGTGGTGTGCCGAGAAGGGAAAGTTGATCGGCGTCGCGTTGGCCTCGGGGTTGCTTGCCAACATCGCACTCAACAGCGTACTACTGCCGATGATGGGACTCTATGGCGCGATGCTATCGACGGCGATCGCCAATCTGGTGGTGCTGTTGTTGGTGCTTTACTTCATGTCGACGCAGGGATTCGTGTTCGACCGTTCGATCGGTTTCGCGCTGGTTCTGCCGGCGACGCTGCTTGTGGGGCCTTACTTCGCGCTGCTAGCAATCGTCGTGGTGATCGCCACAAGTTCGCATACGCAGCGTTACCTGGGACAAGTGCTCGCGGAATTCCGCCAGCATGCGGTCAAAGTGCAATCGCGATTGGCGAACTCACGCTTTGCGAATCTTCTCGCGCCCCGATTGGACGGCTGA
- a CDS encoding O-antigen ligase family protein has protein sequence MQQKIMDDYPSTIERFASKALDWALYGVLFVAPLFMGGRGPFGKFVFVCFVSLMALAWIVQSLCRKTVVLRLSGAEWIIAAGALLVVFQLIPWPESVLLTFSPNLRELLPIWFSSPDPNHFQIGTWNTLSLAPNATRQALAVYVAYALFFMLLVQRVRKLEDVEWLLRSLAYGTLALAMLGLTQFLTSNGKFLWFYEHPFRTTDGVVKGPFQNQNHFAHMMALGIGPLLWVLLVVIGRQAGSRKVSRSKRCNRSRFSGGKENAGSFEAYTLSVAIGLVALAVMLTFSRGGFLAFAAATLVAVGLCRGQNVGKRTTLKIAACVVAMVVVTLCIYGYEPLARRLSTLHESQSLAELSHGRRALWDAMLSATQHFWLTGTGIGSHSDVYPVYMQTYYNVEFTHGESGYLPLLMEGGVGAAVLLGAAIVFIALRLIPCVRLGVSPESHRTLRIAALASPLCAASTASLVHAIGDFVWYISACMSWTIVVVVLAVRLPNVASISSADRLAPLVLPVAKPGVIYRLNSVLRWPGQIEVGVNALPPVLAFGFMLIMFCTTTLVAPAKAAFSWNEFRRVTRNLDIKETERISREIELLRKTIHHDPTHAEAKSLLAQAFWHRQNAASPQATVTPSKNAHSETAQSLAVRTFATNPLLGRAYAFSLPSDGNRIPLLTSEALLDQAFSVRPHDAVIHMLQGKRRIAAGKIDRGFEHWRFAFNHDREVRAALVAQLVPLFPAQFLIDRLRPNHEGTWQLYYAYLKQVNAFNADAVAERLVDQLAEELPKCKDNATEAIIRFRLSALYDQLNEKKKALEAVSAAVKLRPEEYQYRMACAILSVKCDDHQIASKHLKWCKARRPNDPKLERLMVECRRLEIAGLTPLKPR, from the coding sequence ATGCAGCAAAAAATCATGGACGATTACCCTTCCACCATCGAACGATTCGCAAGCAAGGCGCTTGACTGGGCGCTCTACGGCGTGCTCTTTGTCGCACCGTTGTTCATGGGTGGGCGAGGACCGTTCGGGAAGTTTGTCTTTGTCTGCTTCGTCAGCCTGATGGCATTGGCCTGGATCGTGCAATCGTTGTGTCGCAAAACGGTTGTGCTACGGCTCAGCGGTGCCGAGTGGATCATCGCGGCAGGAGCGTTGTTGGTGGTGTTCCAGTTGATTCCTTGGCCCGAGTCAGTGCTGCTGACCTTCTCGCCAAACCTCCGCGAATTATTGCCGATTTGGTTCTCCTCCCCCGATCCCAACCATTTCCAAATCGGCACCTGGAACACGCTTTCGTTGGCACCGAATGCCACTCGCCAAGCGTTGGCGGTCTACGTGGCTTATGCGTTGTTTTTCATGTTGTTGGTCCAGCGGGTTCGGAAGCTTGAAGACGTTGAATGGCTGCTCCGTAGTCTGGCCTACGGCACGCTCGCCTTGGCAATGCTTGGCCTCACACAATTTCTCACCAGCAATGGCAAATTTCTTTGGTTCTACGAGCACCCATTCCGGACTACCGATGGAGTCGTCAAAGGACCGTTTCAAAATCAAAACCACTTTGCTCACATGATGGCTTTGGGGATTGGCCCATTGCTTTGGGTGCTGTTGGTTGTGATTGGCAGGCAGGCAGGATCAAGGAAGGTGTCTCGATCAAAGCGGTGCAATCGCAGTCGTTTTTCAGGAGGGAAAGAAAACGCTGGCTCGTTTGAAGCCTACACGCTTTCGGTCGCAATCGGTTTAGTCGCCCTGGCTGTGATGCTTACGTTTTCACGTGGTGGTTTCCTCGCCTTTGCTGCAGCAACTCTGGTTGCTGTAGGGCTATGTCGCGGGCAGAACGTCGGCAAGCGTACGACTTTGAAAATTGCAGCGTGTGTCGTTGCGATGGTAGTCGTAACGCTTTGCATTTACGGGTACGAACCGCTCGCTCGAAGGTTGTCGACATTGCACGAGTCGCAATCGCTTGCCGAACTGTCCCATGGTCGCCGTGCATTGTGGGATGCAATGCTCTCTGCGACTCAGCATTTCTGGCTCACGGGGACCGGCATCGGATCCCATTCTGACGTCTATCCCGTTTACATGCAGACATATTACAACGTTGAATTTACGCATGGCGAAAGTGGCTATCTACCGTTGTTGATGGAAGGTGGTGTGGGCGCAGCAGTATTGTTGGGGGCGGCGATTGTATTTATCGCCTTGCGTCTGATTCCTTGTGTAAGGCTAGGCGTGTCACCCGAGTCTCATCGAACGCTCCGAATAGCCGCTTTGGCATCGCCGTTATGTGCTGCGAGCACGGCGAGCTTAGTACATGCAATTGGTGATTTTGTTTGGTATATCTCAGCGTGCATGTCTTGGACAATCGTTGTTGTGGTGCTCGCGGTTCGGCTGCCAAACGTTGCATCAATATCCTCTGCCGACCGCTTGGCACCACTAGTGTTGCCGGTCGCCAAGCCTGGGGTGATATATAGGCTCAACAGCGTGCTGAGATGGCCAGGGCAAATTGAAGTCGGCGTCAATGCTCTCCCACCCGTTCTCGCTTTTGGTTTTATGTTGATTATGTTCTGTACCACCACACTCGTAGCACCAGCCAAAGCTGCCTTTTCTTGGAATGAATTTCGTCGTGTAACACGCAACTTAGACATCAAAGAAACAGAACGCATTAGTCGAGAAATCGAATTGCTAAGGAAAACGATACACCACGATCCAACTCACGCTGAAGCAAAGAGTTTGCTTGCTCAGGCGTTCTGGCACAGGCAGAATGCTGCCTCACCCCAAGCAACAGTAACGCCCAGCAAAAACGCACATTCGGAAACAGCTCAATCGCTGGCCGTGCGAACGTTTGCGACCAACCCTTTGCTGGGGCGGGCATACGCATTTAGTTTGCCAAGCGATGGAAATCGAATTCCGTTACTGACCTCTGAAGCATTGCTGGATCAGGCGTTCAGCGTTCGCCCGCACGATGCCGTAATTCATATGCTGCAGGGAAAACGTCGAATTGCCGCAGGAAAGATCGATCGAGGGTTTGAGCATTGGCGATTCGCTTTTAATCATGACCGAGAGGTTCGCGCAGCACTTGTTGCTCAGCTTGTACCGCTCTTTCCCGCCCAATTTTTAATCGACCGTTTAAGACCCAACCACGAAGGGACTTGGCAGTTGTATTATGCTTATCTCAAACAGGTAAATGCGTTTAACGCGGATGCTGTCGCTGAGCGATTAGTCGATCAATTAGCTGAAGAGCTTCCGAAATGCAAAGACAATGCAACCGAAGCGATAATTCGTTTTCGGCTGTCTGCCTTATACGACCAGCTCAACGAGAAAAAAAAAGCGTTAGAGGCTGTATCAGCAGCAGTCAAGCTGCGCCCCGAGGAATATCAATATCGAATGGCTTGCGCCATTCTGTCTGTCAAGTGTGACGATCATCAAATCGCTAGCAAACATTTGAAATGGTGCAAGGCACGTCGTCCAAACGACCCCAAACTAGAACGTCTGATGGTTGAATGTCGGCGGCTTGAAATCGCAGGGCTGACGCCTCTTAAACCGAGGTGA
- the nusB gene encoding transcription antitermination factor NusB has product MATRRRAREVTLQLLYEYDFGTERTRNERDQFIETRMRNHPALSDFARSLLGGVMTHRSQIDSLLAKHSSNWSISRMAVIDRNILRLGIYEIVFGKTPGRVAINEAIELAKRYGDRKSRGFVNGVLDRILSENK; this is encoded by the coding sequence ATGGCAACTCGTCGGCGAGCGCGTGAAGTCACGTTACAGCTCTTATATGAATACGATTTCGGAACCGAGCGAACGCGCAACGAGCGCGATCAGTTCATCGAAACCCGGATGCGGAACCACCCGGCCCTGTCGGACTTCGCTCGCTCGCTGCTAGGTGGCGTCATGACGCACCGCTCCCAAATCGATTCGCTGCTCGCCAAGCATTCGTCCAATTGGTCGATTAGCCGGATGGCCGTCATCGATCGCAACATCTTGCGACTGGGAATCTACGAGATCGTGTTCGGAAAAACCCCCGGCCGGGTGGCAATCAACGAAGCGATCGAGCTAGCCAAACGTTATGGCGATCGCAAAAGTCGCGGGTTTGTCAACGGAGTCCTCGATCGCATCCTCAGCGAAAACAAGTAA
- a CDS encoding polysaccharide biosynthesis tyrosine autokinase codes for MQRESAPRLSETEHGNDEFQAADAIHAALRFLRMLRRKKQYIAFSLLVTCALGAFYYLTADKVYEAKAQLLVTQTSPDMLNAGVSSNLNNDALVATHERLIESSVVLGGALDRIRKLDSELKVDLAGVPEEKWKDLLRGNLSASAARRTSIIELSYRSKSTLAARAVLEAVVESYLEFIDTSHKDVSVEIATILKDELREKERDLKAKQEEWVTVSREAGDLGLRSGSSVVHPLVQRAVKMNDILVAAREKRLKLQASEVAVKHAVQTGGDLRQYLVELEPTIGRELMLNGLGMSPRFAQVADEIEQKLLSDRALLQSQAKHLGPVHPKIQMLQQKIADSERYLLEYRAKMNAANGPQQEQQLGEMLLSMIGEALAETQANEEQLEREYAIAEAEAVTLNGRMTSLQLVENELQRLRNWHDTLLNQIANIDLQTEGGDIRVSVVGEPVASPGAVAPRLKVIGLLSIFAGCGIGIAIAYITDLLEDRFQSPDELQEQVGVSVIAMIQSLNGSGEAGGQNLHMFTNPKSAESEAFRTLRTSLSLQGSDFSKLAVTSSEPGDGKTTVIANLAVTYATAGKRTLLIDCDLRKPGLTRLFDMRGLGGVSQLLTQADVVAPIWANEVKGTGIPNLSIIPAGPRPQDPTELFSSSHFGELLAWAEANYDQVLVDCPPVVAASDAAIIGRFVDGLMMVVQPAKNHRKLVIRSVEQLGQLGVQLTGIILNRVDDSVSGGQFGYGYGYGYGYGYGYGDEEHDDAVEALPMEQTPTQSPHRKAA; via the coding sequence GTGCAAAGAGAATCCGCCCCCCGGCTGTCGGAAACCGAACACGGAAACGATGAGTTTCAAGCGGCCGATGCAATCCATGCAGCGCTCCGTTTCCTGCGGATGCTTCGCAGAAAGAAGCAATACATCGCTTTTTCTCTGCTGGTCACATGTGCGTTGGGGGCATTTTATTACCTGACAGCGGACAAGGTTTATGAAGCGAAGGCTCAGCTGTTGGTGACGCAGACCAGTCCCGATATGCTCAACGCCGGCGTCTCATCGAATCTGAACAACGATGCGCTAGTTGCGACCCACGAACGGTTGATTGAGAGTTCGGTTGTTCTCGGCGGTGCGTTGGATCGAATCCGCAAGCTCGATAGCGAGCTGAAGGTCGACCTCGCTGGCGTGCCGGAGGAAAAGTGGAAAGATCTACTGCGTGGCAATCTCTCAGCAAGTGCGGCGCGTCGGACAAGTATTATCGAACTTTCCTATCGCTCCAAATCGACGCTCGCCGCGCGGGCGGTGCTCGAAGCTGTCGTGGAATCGTATCTCGAGTTTATCGACACCAGCCATAAAGATGTGTCGGTCGAGATCGCGACGATTTTGAAAGACGAACTACGCGAGAAGGAACGCGACCTCAAAGCGAAGCAAGAAGAGTGGGTGACAGTGAGTCGCGAGGCCGGTGATCTCGGACTGCGCAGCGGTAGTAGCGTTGTTCACCCTTTGGTACAGCGTGCGGTAAAAATGAACGACATCCTTGTCGCTGCGCGTGAAAAGCGATTGAAGCTTCAGGCCTCCGAGGTCGCTGTGAAGCATGCCGTTCAAACCGGCGGCGACCTACGACAGTATTTGGTTGAGCTGGAACCGACGATCGGGCGTGAGCTGATGCTCAATGGGCTTGGCATGAGTCCACGTTTTGCCCAGGTTGCTGACGAAATCGAGCAGAAACTGCTTTCCGACCGAGCACTATTGCAATCCCAAGCGAAGCACTTGGGGCCGGTTCATCCGAAGATCCAAATGCTGCAACAGAAGATCGCCGATTCGGAGCGATATCTGTTGGAATATCGGGCGAAGATGAATGCCGCCAATGGGCCCCAGCAAGAACAACAACTCGGCGAGATGTTGCTTTCGATGATCGGCGAAGCACTGGCAGAGACGCAAGCAAATGAAGAACAGCTGGAGCGGGAGTACGCGATTGCGGAAGCTGAAGCGGTTACGTTGAACGGCCGCATGACCTCCTTGCAATTGGTCGAAAACGAACTGCAACGCCTTCGCAATTGGCACGACACATTGCTGAATCAAATCGCTAACATCGATTTGCAAACCGAAGGAGGTGACATCCGCGTTTCTGTGGTCGGTGAACCTGTCGCGTCTCCCGGCGCGGTCGCTCCCCGACTAAAAGTGATCGGCTTGTTAAGCATTTTCGCAGGTTGCGGAATTGGTATCGCAATCGCATATATTACAGATCTGCTGGAGGACCGATTCCAGTCTCCAGACGAACTACAGGAACAGGTCGGCGTTTCGGTGATCGCAATGATCCAGAGTTTGAATGGATCGGGAGAAGCGGGAGGTCAGAACTTACACATGTTCACGAATCCCAAGAGTGCCGAGAGCGAAGCGTTCCGCACTTTGCGAACTTCGTTGTCGCTGCAAGGGAGCGATTTCTCGAAGCTGGCGGTTACAAGTTCCGAACCAGGCGATGGCAAGACAACAGTGATCGCCAACTTGGCAGTTACCTACGCGACAGCAGGAAAACGAACGCTATTGATCGACTGCGATCTTCGCAAGCCAGGCTTGACCCGGTTGTTCGATATGCGAGGCCTCGGCGGCGTTTCGCAACTGCTGACGCAAGCGGATGTTGTTGCACCGATTTGGGCGAATGAAGTCAAGGGGACGGGGATTCCCAACCTATCGATCATTCCCGCCGGTCCACGACCGCAAGACCCGACCGAATTGTTCTCCAGTTCCCATTTTGGAGAACTGTTGGCCTGGGCCGAAGCCAACTACGACCAAGTGCTTGTCGATTGCCCGCCAGTGGTCGCCGCCAGCGATGCAGCGATTATCGGCCGTTTCGTCGATGGCCTGATGATGGTTGTTCAACCTGCCAAGAACCATCGCAAGCTGGTGATTCGGTCGGTCGAGCAATTGGGGCAACTGGGAGTTCAGTTGACCGGAATTATCTTGAATCGCGTGGACGATAGCGTTTCGGGTGGCCAGTTCGGATATGGATACGGCTACGGATATGGCTACGGGTATGGCTACGGCGACGAAGAACACGACGATGCGGTTGAAGCATTGCCAATGGAGCAAACGCCGACACAGTCACCTCACCGGAAAGCCGCATAG
- a CDS encoding O-antigen ligase family protein — MLALATLILGTLFGPPFFAIQGPILFSIDRFCWFAMLGLFVARVFADRTRPVEPNRMDWLVLAFVGWLLISSMMGEAPEAGTEPLARWIFYAFLPLGMYIVARFSRLSRWELNVIQISFIALGLYLGLTALAEKAELKSLVFPSFISDPKNAEFLGRGRGPLLNPTGNGFLLSIAMTAMLLAFQQRQRVAKIGCGFAMLAAAGGVYATLTRSVWIAAAAAISLSQINQIPRGIRIWAFASALVFATVIGLVFGDQILNLKRDKNLSASAAADSIELRPMLAIIAWEMFKDRPITGAGFGHYFAYNQEYAQAPQWEMPLRKAIPYHQHNVLLSYLVDTGLIGAGMFTLLALSWGLKGWQIARSSSACREAQNIGLLMVATISSYLINGMFQDVSIIPMLNMYLFYFAGLTVAVDTVDGHLPQQILSRRRPAPVIGKPAASR, encoded by the coding sequence ATGTTGGCCTTAGCCACGTTGATCCTAGGGACGCTCTTCGGCCCTCCGTTTTTTGCGATTCAGGGCCCCATCCTTTTCAGTATCGACCGTTTCTGCTGGTTTGCGATGCTGGGGCTGTTCGTCGCGCGCGTGTTTGCCGACCGCACGCGGCCGGTGGAACCCAACCGGATGGACTGGTTAGTCCTTGCCTTTGTCGGTTGGCTGTTGATCAGTTCGATGATGGGGGAAGCCCCCGAAGCGGGAACCGAACCGCTGGCGCGGTGGATCTTCTACGCGTTCTTACCGCTAGGCATGTACATCGTCGCTCGGTTCTCACGCCTCTCGCGATGGGAACTGAATGTCATCCAGATCAGCTTCATTGCCCTGGGGCTGTATTTGGGTCTGACAGCGCTCGCGGAAAAAGCAGAGCTCAAATCGCTTGTCTTTCCGAGCTTTATCAGCGACCCTAAAAATGCCGAATTCCTAGGCCGCGGCCGCGGTCCGCTCCTGAATCCAACCGGCAACGGATTCCTGCTGTCGATCGCGATGACCGCGATGCTGCTCGCGTTTCAGCAGCGCCAACGGGTCGCAAAGATCGGCTGTGGATTCGCGATGCTTGCGGCCGCCGGAGGGGTGTACGCAACGCTCACGCGCAGCGTTTGGATTGCTGCGGCCGCCGCGATTTCGCTATCGCAGATAAACCAGATCCCGCGCGGCATCCGAATTTGGGCGTTTGCCTCGGCGCTTGTTTTCGCCACGGTCATCGGGTTGGTTTTCGGTGATCAGATCCTGAATCTCAAACGCGACAAGAATTTGTCGGCCAGCGCCGCCGCGGACTCGATCGAACTGCGACCGATGCTAGCGATTATCGCATGGGAAATGTTCAAAGACCGTCCGATTACGGGAGCCGGATTTGGACACTACTTCGCCTACAACCAGGAATACGCCCAAGCCCCCCAGTGGGAAATGCCGCTTCGCAAAGCGATTCCCTACCATCAGCACAACGTCTTGCTCTCCTACCTGGTCGACACGGGGCTGATTGGTGCGGGCATGTTCACGCTCCTGGCCCTCTCTTGGGGACTTAAAGGCTGGCAGATCGCCCGCAGCTCGTCGGCCTGCCGCGAGGCCCAGAATATTGGCCTGCTGATGGTGGCAACCATTTCCAGCTATTTGATCAATGGCATGTTCCAAGACGTGTCGATCATCCCGATGCTGAACATGTATCTTTTCTACTTTGCCGGCCTGACCGTAGCGGTCGATACCGTCGACGGCCACTTGCCCCAGCAAATCCTCTCCCGCCGCCGCCCTGCGCCGGTGATCGGGAAACCAGCGGCCAGCCGTTAA
- a CDS encoding redoxin domain-containing protein yields MFTRPLAPALAGLFAIAFSSLSAQEPAKISPEAEPVLAAFVDQIKSAKAVTAEFKTSEQVHSEGQVVFETKTDYSAASALPNKFALRVRSEEVNVDIVSDGKMLNMLVTPDAYISKDSPATLADLIVEPGMPGGPIIDALLAMTIPSESARENLLTDVTSVELIKPEADAKPVGKTLQFNRADDSFVQLTIADEKQPKLVGMLIDMTELIKRANPQVQKTPGFKFVVSVKVDKWEWAEGGSDTFKFEAPKDAKAFASVEALVEAMEGGPHPLVGKPAPEFEAPLMDDSTLKLSKHLGKDVVILDFWATWCGPCRLAMPVISEVAAEFKDKGVVLYAINNAESKAEIEAFLKQSKLAITVARDEDSSIATTYQVTGFPMTVMIGKSGKVENVHLGFQSLENLREQLTTELSVLSKGESLIESNE; encoded by the coding sequence ATGTTTACTCGCCCCCTGGCCCCGGCCCTCGCAGGCTTGTTCGCCATTGCCTTCAGCTCACTGAGCGCTCAAGAACCGGCTAAGATCTCTCCCGAAGCAGAGCCAGTTCTGGCTGCGTTTGTCGATCAAATCAAGTCGGCCAAAGCGGTCACCGCCGAATTTAAAACCAGCGAACAAGTTCACTCCGAAGGCCAAGTCGTCTTTGAAACCAAAACCGACTACTCCGCCGCATCGGCTCTGCCCAACAAGTTCGCGCTGCGTGTCCGCAGCGAAGAAGTCAATGTCGACATCGTCTCGGACGGCAAGATGTTGAACATGCTGGTCACCCCCGATGCCTACATCTCGAAAGACAGTCCCGCCACGCTGGCGGACCTGATCGTCGAACCAGGCATGCCCGGCGGACCGATCATCGACGCCTTGCTGGCGATGACCATCCCCAGCGAATCGGCTCGCGAAAACCTGTTGACCGATGTCACCAGCGTCGAATTGATCAAGCCCGAAGCAGATGCGAAACCCGTTGGCAAAACGTTGCAATTCAACCGCGCCGACGACAGCTTTGTCCAACTGACGATCGCCGACGAAAAGCAACCTAAGCTGGTCGGTATGTTGATCGACATGACCGAATTGATCAAACGGGCCAACCCCCAAGTCCAGAAGACCCCAGGCTTCAAGTTCGTCGTCAGCGTCAAAGTGGATAAGTGGGAATGGGCCGAAGGCGGTTCGGACACCTTCAAATTCGAAGCTCCTAAAGATGCCAAGGCCTTCGCTTCGGTCGAAGCTTTGGTCGAAGCGATGGAAGGGGGACCGCACCCCTTGGTCGGCAAGCCGGCTCCAGAATTCGAAGCGCCGCTGATGGATGATTCGACGCTGAAGCTGTCCAAGCACCTCGGCAAAGACGTCGTGATCCTCGACTTCTGGGCAACCTGGTGTGGCCCCTGCCGATTGGCGATGCCGGTGATCTCCGAAGTCGCTGCGGAATTCAAAGACAAGGGAGTTGTCCTGTACGCGATCAACAACGCCGAATCGAAGGCGGAGATCGAAGCCTTCTTGAAGCAATCCAAGCTCGCGATCACCGTCGCTCGCGACGAAGATTCGTCGATCGCTACCACGTATCAGGTCACCGGTTTCCCAATGACCGTGATGATCGGCAAGTCGGGGAAGGTCGAAAACGTTCACCTGGGCTTCCAATCACTGGAAAACCTCCGCGAACAATTGACCACCGAATTGTCGGTCCTCTCCAAAGGCGAAAGCTTGATCGAGAGCAACGAATAG
- a CDS encoding nucleotide sugar dehydrogenase: protein MTNNYDELIQRIEQGNAYVGILGLGYVGLPLIDAFSSAGFRCLGFDVDERKIESLNAQKSYIKHISDAKIAKWYADADFSATIDASKLAQPDALLICVPTPLDDARDPDLSFVESTARTIAAHLRPGQIVILESTTYPTTTRDVMVPILETSGLKAGVDFYVAYSPEREDPGNPTFSAAGIPKVVGGIDIPSRDLACALYNKAVAGTIPVDNCEIAEAAKVLENIYRAVNIALVNELKVLFDSMDIDVWAVINAAKTKPFGFQAFYPGPGLGGHCIPIDPFYLSWLARKQGLNTRFIELAGEVNSSMPTYVINRTSEFLNEVSKPIKGSKICMLGVAYKKDVDDPRESPSFTLMEILLRRGAELTYNDPHVPELPKMRHHDLPEMKSQELTAEFLSQQDCVLIATDHSAYDYDFIVEHSSLIVDTRNATSAVQSGREKIRKA from the coding sequence ATGACAAACAACTACGACGAATTAATACAGCGGATCGAGCAAGGCAACGCTTACGTTGGCATCTTGGGGCTCGGATATGTTGGCTTGCCGTTGATCGACGCCTTTTCCTCGGCTGGTTTTCGCTGTCTTGGCTTTGATGTCGACGAGCGAAAAATCGAGTCGCTGAATGCTCAAAAGAGCTACATCAAGCACATCTCCGACGCTAAGATCGCCAAATGGTACGCCGACGCCGACTTTAGCGCCACGATTGATGCTAGCAAACTCGCCCAGCCCGACGCGCTGCTGATCTGTGTTCCCACGCCCTTGGACGATGCCCGCGATCCCGATCTGTCGTTTGTAGAATCGACCGCGCGCACGATCGCCGCGCATCTGCGGCCCGGGCAAATCGTGATCCTGGAAAGCACCACCTATCCCACGACCACTCGCGACGTGATGGTGCCGATCTTGGAGACGTCAGGACTCAAGGCTGGCGTCGACTTTTACGTTGCCTACAGCCCCGAACGCGAAGACCCTGGAAATCCAACCTTCTCCGCTGCCGGAATCCCTAAGGTTGTCGGCGGCATCGACATTCCCAGCCGCGACCTCGCCTGTGCCCTGTACAACAAAGCCGTTGCCGGGACGATCCCGGTCGACAACTGCGAGATCGCCGAAGCGGCCAAAGTGCTTGAAAACATTTACCGCGCGGTCAACATCGCGCTGGTGAACGAATTAAAGGTTCTGTTCGATTCGATGGATATCGATGTCTGGGCCGTGATCAACGCGGCGAAGACGAAGCCATTCGGATTCCAAGCCTTTTATCCCGGGCCGGGGCTCGGCGGCCACTGCATCCCGATCGATCCGTTCTATCTCAGCTGGTTGGCTCGCAAACAAGGACTGAACACGCGGTTCATCGAGCTGGCTGGCGAAGTCAATTCGTCGATGCCAACCTATGTGATCAATCGGACCAGCGAATTTCTGAACGAGGTCAGCAAACCCATCAAGGGGAGCAAGATCTGCATGCTCGGCGTTGCCTATAAGAAAGATGTCGACGATCCTCGCGAAAGCCCTTCGTTTACACTGATGGAGATCTTATTGCGACGTGGTGCGGAGCTGACCTACAACGACCCACATGTTCCTGAGTTGCCGAAGATGCGACATCACGACCTGCCGGAAATGAAGAGCCAAGAGCTGACCGCTGAGTTCCTGAGCCAACAGGACTGTGTCCTGATTGCCACCGACCACTCCGCCTACGACTACGACTTTATCGTCGAACACTCGTCGCTGATCGTCGACACACGCAACGCGACCTCAGCCGTCCAATCGGGGCGCGAGAAGATTCGCAAAGCGTGA